The genomic window AGCGCATTTTTATATAGTGTTTATTAATGGAGGCTTGTATACATTTTTCTAGTAAGTAGTTTATTTATTAAACACTTATAAAACTATTAAGATGAAGATATATTATAGTTTTTTATGGATTGAATAAAATATATGCTTGAAATTAACATTTAATATAATCTAATTTTAAAATACTATTTAAAAGATTATTGTATTTATTATTTTTATATATGAGATTATATCCTCTATGAAATAGTTTATATACGTTAGACGAATTGATATTATGTAAAAATCTACAAGTACCTATTATACTAGTGTTACTTAGAATATGTATAAAGAAAATACATAATGAATTAAAATCTAATGTATCTTTCGAATAGTTTTTCTTTAAAGATTTAATATTAAAATCGCATAAGTTAGATATTAGTTTTATAATTTCATTAGGATTTAACTTTCTTATTGGAGATATTTTAGGGGCTTTATGGCTATGTGAAATTTTTTCTAGGTTAAATTCATCTAAAGGTAAATTATCTATATTAGAATTAGTTCTGAATTTAACAAATTTATAATATCTTTTTATACCTAGTAAAGGATCATTACTAAAGTAATTAATTAGGAATTCATAGTCTAAGATATCATATATATCCTTTTTCTTTCCTAGATAAATTCCAAAACTAGAGTAATTGTAGTTTTTAACGAAATTTTGATAACCTCTAATATCTTTAGGATTATTATGTATATAAGCTGATATACACATAACAGATACATCGGTAGTGGCTATTTTACTTTTAAATCTATCACCAAAAACGTGACCATTCCTTTTATATTTTTTGTTATAATATTGAGCATAGCACTGATTTA from Clostridium sp. MB40-C1 includes these protein-coding regions:
- a CDS encoding transposase, yielding MPRTARIKSNTAIYHVIMRSISDFNLFKNNIDKNKYLQLIKKYKQIHMFKLYAFCLMDTHVHLLIDSNGADISTFMHKINQCYAQYYNKKYKRNGHVFGDRFKSKIATTDVSVMCISAYIHNNPKDIRGYQNFVKNYNYSSFGIYLGKKKDIYDILDYEFLINYFSNDPLLGIKRYYKFVKFRTNSNIDNLPLDEFNLEKISHSHKAPKISPIRKLNPNEIIKLISNLCDFNIKSLKKNYSKDTLDFNSLCIFFIHILSNTSIIGTCRFLHNINSSNVYKLFHRGYNLIYKNNKYNNLLNSILKLDYIKC